From the Trifolium pratense cultivar HEN17-A07 linkage group LG4, ARS_RC_1.1, whole genome shotgun sequence genome, the window TTTGAAAGCACCCTTTGTTTCTTTGGAGCTGGTGGACATGTTGAAATTTCGGGTATTCGAAATTTTCGACCTTTTGGTGTTGAACATACACTGTTATTACTGATGGTGGagacatcatcatcatcaacaacctTAACAGAATCCATGTCTTTGTCCTTTGATGAGCTGAGATCAGAGGATGTTTCTTGGATTTTGCTATGTGGAAGATGTTTCttcttgtttgttgttgttgttcttcttcttgttgttgTCTTCTTTCTTGATGATGTTGTTGGTGTTTTTCCTAAAGGGACCATTTCTTGAGATCAAAGTGAGAACTTTGAAGCTTTGACAAAGTAGTTTAGTTTCTATTGGTGAGTGCTTTAATTTGTTGAAATGaagtgtgtatatatatttgacTGAAAAGtgagttttgtagaaaaagtcaAATTATGATACCTTAAGGAATAATATTTTAGTCTATGTATGTAGGTGACACTACACTACAAAAGTAAGTCTCTCTCCACTATGACATAGTGCAACAAGGAATCCAAGAGTAGACCAATCCAATGTGTACTTTTCagacatcttttttttttagcatgaAGTGGAAAATTTAATGTTGTAATTTCTTTctctttaataataatatttttagtagcTATTACTAATTGAATTATTTCTATTACTAactgaattatttttattggatTTTAATATCACTCCAATAATATCTAACTATTTATCAACATGACACAagtaatatatatttggttctgggttcgatcttTGGCAGGTGCATACGAAAAAACTTTTGTTGGGAGAAGTCAACTCTTTAAATGAATCTAAGTTATTTTGAGGGGGTTAATCTCCACGGTTGCGCGCGGaggatattttttgtttaccaaaaatatctaactattttattttacaaaaatattattttgacacaaaagtttttttttttaacagatttttgacacaaaaagttgacatttatattagacgattgtaatatatatatatttgtcaaatagtctagtgaCTTATGCATACGCACTCTGGCATACTTGTGAAAGAAACCTTATGAATGTTATGGATTTGTGCATCTGTTGGATTAATTTCTAttgaccttaataaaaactggTTAATTGCTACTAGCACTATGTATTGGTGCTTTGACAATTGTTTTCTCTCATTGTTAGCATTAGGTTTTGGCTTATTCTCTGCCTAGTTATTAGAAAAATAGGAATGGCATGTTTATTAGAACCTTCATTTTCAAATTggttcaaatattattttcaagaCTTAACACATGTTTCAAATATTAGGCAGGTTTAGGTAATTATGGCCGTTTgtaaacaaataataacaattgaTCTTCAAATAATAAGATAGCATCTCTAAGTGTCATCAATTTGAGTTTCATGAATCATGAGAGATAAATCGTTTCGTCTCTGATTTCGTTACAATCGTTGAGGAATTTTATTGTCGCTAATGTTTCGTAACTAAATCTTATGTATTTAGTAGTGACTTGTATGAATCTTGTAGAAACCAACCTTCGTGTATTTACTAATCACATACTTGTAAACTACAGTACTACCAAACAGTTTTATTATACTTTCATAATCTTATTTGTTGGcacaatttgaaacaaaattataCAAAGAAACAACAACACCTGCAAGTTCTGGGACATATCCCACCCAAGAACTAGAACCAAATTTCTTTGCTAACCTCACTAAGCTATGAACAGCTACATTTTAGCATCTTCTAATAAAAGCTACACTACAATTAGAAAGCATAGATAAAATATCAACAGTCTAAGATTATGTTATCAATGTCAGCTATGCTAATATTGCCTTTAGAGTCAGATTCAATGGTATTCTAACAGATGAGGCAACCACTATGAGATTGGCATTTGGCAGAATTATATTCTGTAGTGAATCACAATTTCTGCTTCTTCCATTTGTAAGCAGCTTCCAAGATCTTGAGATTGGTGGTCTGAGTTGCCTCAGGGAATAGATAGCCAATAAATTCTTCAATTCTAGAAGAACCATCTTTTTCAGTACTAACTTGCCGTCTCTTCTTGAGCTTTTTGGGAAGCTTAGACTGGACTAAGCTAACATCACCTAGCTCCCCAGATGGAGCCTCAAAGTTTATCCATTTCTCCAATAGCATTgccctttcttcttttaaatcTGGAGCTGATGATCTGAAGTAGTTTAGAGCTTCCTCAAACACCCTTCTGGCACGCTGAATGCATTGCttcttttgttcttgttctgATACGTCTAAAGACATTTCGTCAATTGCTGTTGCTTCAAAATCTGCATAACTTATCCATACCTTCAAGTGCTTTGTTCGATCAAGAAGCCTTTCATAAAGTTCTCTTGCTCTCTCAAATTCACACTCGGCAGTTTCAAAGTCAATGTATGCCTTCCACAACAACTCAGGCATGTCCAAAGCTGGTTGAGCAATTGCAAGATCAAATATTGCTCGAGCTCGTTCTGTCTCCGATAGAGATCTCTCCAGTTCTGCATATTTGCTCCATGCATAGCAACTTTCAGGTGACCACTGCAGATACTTCTCATACAATTTTCTGCATTGATCTATATTGCTACGCTGCAGTTCTATCTCTATATACTTCTTAAATATCTGTTGTCAAAGAGAACAGGTATATGTTAAGTTAATCATTCAGCATTGAAAATAAGCTATATAATATTTTCATCTAGATAGATACCAATATATTACCTTGCCTTTTGGAGCCTTTCGAATCgcattttctaatattttacgAGCACCCTTGAGATTCAACTGACGTATTTCAAATTGGGCTGCTAGAAGCCATACTTTTGCAAATGAGAACTTGTGAGGTATCAGGTTCAGACATTCCCTAAATAATTGAAAGtcaaagaaaatgaaagtaGTGTCAATACAATACTGCAATgataaatttgttaattttagaaTTGCGATAGAACTGAACCAGAAAAGATAAAAACAATAAGTCAAAGGACAAAGATAACAAATCAGAATCAAATGAATTATCCAAATCAAATGTGACAGAAGAACCAAAAGGAAATAAATAGTACATAAACATATCTCTATCCTGAGTCCTGACCACAACTAAAGAACAGAAACCTAAATTTCGCCTTTTTGATAATCCAAAATTATTTAGTATATGTCACATAAATAGGTTCAATATTGAGATTTCA encodes:
- the LOC123920775 gene encoding cyclin-dependent protein kinase inhibitor SMR9-like, whose product is MVPLGKTPTTSSRKKTTTRRRTTTTNKKKHLPHSKIQETSSDLSSSKDKDMDSVKVVDDDDVSTISNNSVCSTPKGRKFRIPEISTCPPAPKKQRVLSNFSLRRVIFAPPDLENFLCVALQDSLASFVC